One genomic segment of Catalinimonas alkaloidigena includes these proteins:
- a CDS encoding GNAT family N-acetyltransferase, with product MHVIVLRSHEIDQETWDNFILGSREGNIYATYTYLQHCERVWKAAILLDEHENYLAVMPFQVRKVYGIEYIYQDPFARELGIYTRRNLTHVQYNELLKASLKSYRYVARYHFNVDNYSLLKQDDYLPEGFLSAISTYHLDLRKSYKEIYDNYRYDRKYSIRRANRYEQHIVGSTDVEQALNIFRQVTFHKIPGLNLYQIELKKRLYAHLVQLGLMEVYYVSYNNSIIAAALIVKYNKKVVYLFGSNSKLAFQIRSSSLLIDHIIQKYAGQDLIFDFEGGEVQSLGNFYASFGAESRIIYTYEKNTLPKIVSLLMKSRKKIIQKLKNNSH from the coding sequence ATGCATGTAATCGTATTACGCAGCCACGAAATTGATCAAGAAACCTGGGATAATTTTATCCTAGGTTCTCGTGAGGGGAACATTTATGCCACCTATACCTACCTTCAGCATTGTGAACGGGTATGGAAAGCAGCCATCTTATTAGATGAACATGAAAACTACCTGGCAGTCATGCCCTTTCAGGTCCGAAAAGTATACGGTATTGAATATATTTATCAAGATCCCTTTGCCCGGGAGTTAGGAATTTACACGCGTAGAAATTTAACTCATGTGCAGTACAATGAACTATTAAAAGCGAGTCTGAAAAGCTATCGTTATGTAGCACGTTATCATTTTAATGTAGATAATTATAGTTTATTAAAACAGGATGATTATCTGCCCGAAGGTTTTCTTTCAGCAATATCAACTTATCATCTTGATCTGAGAAAGTCTTATAAGGAAATTTATGATAACTATAGGTACGACAGGAAGTATAGTATCAGAAGGGCTAACAGGTATGAGCAGCATATCGTTGGTTCTACGGATGTAGAGCAGGCCCTTAACATTTTCCGACAAGTAACTTTTCACAAAATTCCCGGCTTAAATTTGTATCAGATTGAGTTAAAAAAAAGGTTATATGCTCATCTTGTACAATTGGGTTTGATGGAAGTATACTACGTTTCTTATAACAATAGTATTATCGCAGCCGCGCTGATAGTGAAGTACAATAAAAAGGTAGTTTACCTTTTTGGTTCTAACTCAAAGTTAGCTTTTCAAATTAGGAGTTCTTCTTTATTAATAGATCATATCATTCAAAAATATGCTGGTCAAGATCTCATTTTTGACTTTGAAGGGGGTGAAGTACAATCATTAGGTAATTTTTATGCTAGTTTTGGAGCAGAAAGCAGAATTATATATACCTATGAAAAAAATACACTCCCTAAAATTGTTAGTCTATTAATGAAAAGCAGGAAAAAGATTATTCAGAAACTTAAAAATAATTCACATTAA
- a CDS encoding FAD-dependent oxidoreductase, translated as MIGAGPAGLAAGYELSRNGVQVEIYEASAHVGGMARSMEVLGQTVDCGPHRFFTKHPLVKNFFKEVIEEDYVKVRRLTRIYYRGKFFDYPLKLGNVLSHLRKREIFKILWSYAYQKLSPQRNPRTLEAWVTNKFGKELYNIFFKNYSEKLWGISCARIDADWAAQRIKSLSLWEASKQILSLNKNEKHHSLVEEFDYPKKGSGMLYEKAKQVILKNGGHIHLNSPVQASLLDNKTNTVTGVRLNNGKEITAEHVISTMPLTTLIKSFEAVPQPVEHATEQLYFRNTILVYLEIDSDQLFEDNWIYVHSPEVKHGRITNFRNWSPYLYGDKKTSILCMEFWTFTDEDLWKEQDEIIVRQAERELLQTKLLPPNAKILETKVIRVPKCYPVYELGYQEHLQLIKEFLDRFKGLSLIGRYGAFKYNNQDHSILMGLLAARNLLGKENTDLWGINADQEYQEEYNRKN; from the coding sequence ATTATAGGGGCTGGACCTGCTGGCTTAGCCGCGGGCTATGAATTGAGCAGGAATGGAGTTCAGGTAGAGATATATGAGGCCTCAGCCCATGTAGGAGGTATGGCCCGAAGTATGGAAGTATTGGGGCAGACTGTAGACTGTGGCCCTCACCGTTTTTTTACCAAGCATCCCTTAGTCAAAAACTTTTTTAAAGAAGTTATAGAAGAAGATTATGTAAAAGTAAGAAGACTGACCCGGATTTATTATCGGGGAAAGTTTTTTGACTACCCTCTTAAGCTAGGTAACGTACTTAGCCATCTCCGTAAGCGAGAGATATTTAAAATTCTCTGGTCATATGCATATCAGAAACTTTCCCCTCAAAGAAATCCTCGTACGCTAGAAGCCTGGGTAACCAACAAATTTGGAAAAGAACTATATAACATCTTTTTCAAAAATTACTCAGAAAAGCTGTGGGGAATTTCCTGCGCTCGCATTGATGCCGATTGGGCAGCTCAACGGATTAAGTCCCTATCGCTGTGGGAGGCATCAAAGCAGATACTTTCTTTAAATAAGAATGAAAAGCATCACTCACTGGTAGAAGAGTTTGATTACCCTAAGAAGGGTAGTGGAATGCTCTACGAAAAAGCGAAGCAGGTAATTCTGAAAAACGGGGGGCATATTCATCTAAACTCTCCTGTGCAGGCATCTCTCTTGGACAATAAAACAAATACAGTAACAGGCGTACGATTGAATAATGGTAAAGAGATTACTGCAGAGCATGTGATATCAACTATGCCTCTAACGACCCTCATAAAAAGTTTTGAAGCAGTTCCACAACCTGTGGAGCATGCTACTGAGCAACTCTATTTTAGAAACACCATCCTTGTATATCTGGAAATTGACAGTGACCAGTTATTTGAAGACAACTGGATATATGTCCACTCTCCTGAAGTAAAGCATGGCAGGATTACCAACTTTAGAAACTGGAGCCCTTATCTCTACGGCGATAAAAAGACCTCTATTTTGTGTATGGAATTCTGGACTTTTACTGATGAGGATTTGTGGAAAGAACAGGATGAAATTATAGTTCGGCAGGCAGAAAGAGAACTGTTACAAACCAAATTGCTCCCACCAAACGCGAAGATTTTAGAAACGAAAGTCATTAGAGTGCCTAAATGTTATCCGGTATACGAACTCGGCTATCAAGAACATTTACAGCTTATCAAAGAATTTCTGGATCGTTTCAAGGGACTAAGTCTGATCGGAAGATATGGCGCGTTTAAGTATAACAATCAAGACCACTCCATACTGATGGGGCTATTGGCAGCAAGAAATCTACTTGGCAAAGAAAATACTGATCTGTGGGGAATCAATGCTGATCAGGAATATCAGGAGGAGTACAATCGTAAAAATTAG